From the genome of Gallaecimonas xiamenensis 3-C-1, one region includes:
- a CDS encoding PhoH family protein produces the protein MAPDEKKVYILDTNILLHEPLAIYSFDEHDVLIPMTVLEELDNIKDRRSDISRDARAAIRALDEVFKNTSPEEITAGVPLPSTDLEGNRGHISIFADHEIKGELAHVPGSEADNKIINAALHLQKEKAPTKVVLVTKDINMRLKAKGAGLRHVEDYRTDQLVDDIRYLAKGYQEVEGRLWDKVGKVESETQGRDTVQTIAAGVLENLYTNEYILDDSHEFAGRVLSHGDKEVKLLDLGFDRLMAQHAWGISPKNIYQGLALHALMDPSLDLVMLTGPAGSGKTLLAMAAALELVIERGLYDKVIVTRNTPEIAESIGFLPGTEEEKMLPWLAAITDTLEVLHGSDAHPSGSLQYIMDKANIQFKSVNFMRGRSIQNAIVLIDESQNLTASQLKTILTRCGEGTKMICSGNLAQIDSNYLSPVTSGLTYIVERFKDFPGSANVYLDGVVRSRLASFAEENL, from the coding sequence ATGGCTCCAGACGAAAAGAAAGTCTACATACTCGATACCAATATCCTGCTGCACGAACCCCTCGCTATCTACTCTTTCGACGAACACGACGTACTGATCCCGATGACGGTCCTAGAGGAGCTGGACAACATCAAGGACAGGCGCAGTGACATTTCCCGGGACGCCCGTGCCGCCATCAGGGCCCTGGACGAAGTCTTCAAGAACACCAGCCCGGAGGAGATCACCGCCGGTGTCCCCTTGCCCAGCACCGATCTGGAAGGCAACAGGGGCCACATCTCCATCTTTGCCGACCACGAGATCAAGGGCGAGCTGGCCCATGTGCCGGGCTCGGAGGCGGACAACAAGATCATCAACGCCGCTCTGCACCTGCAAAAGGAAAAGGCCCCCACCAAGGTGGTGCTGGTGACCAAAGACATCAACATGCGCCTCAAGGCCAAAGGGGCTGGGCTGCGCCATGTGGAGGACTACCGCACCGACCAGCTGGTGGACGACATCCGCTACCTGGCCAAGGGCTACCAGGAAGTGGAAGGGCGGCTTTGGGACAAGGTGGGTAAGGTGGAAAGCGAAACCCAGGGCCGGGATACGGTGCAGACCATAGCGGCCGGGGTGCTGGAAAACCTCTACACCAACGAGTACATCCTCGATGACAGCCACGAGTTTGCCGGCCGGGTGCTGTCCCACGGCGACAAGGAAGTGAAATTGCTGGACTTGGGCTTTGACCGGCTGATGGCCCAACACGCCTGGGGCATATCCCCCAAGAACATCTACCAGGGCCTGGCCCTGCACGCCCTGATGGACCCGAGCCTGGACCTGGTGATGCTGACCGGCCCGGCCGGCTCAGGTAAGACCCTGCTGGCTATGGCTGCCGCCCTGGAGCTGGTGATCGAGCGGGGCCTTTACGACAAGGTGATCGTCACCCGCAACACCCCGGAGATCGCCGAGAGCATCGGCTTTTTGCCGGGCACAGAGGAAGAAAAGATGCTGCCCTGGCTGGCAGCCATCACCGACACCCTGGAAGTGCTGCACGGCTCGGACGCCCACCCGTCCGGCAGCCTGCAATACATCATGGACAAGGCCAATATCCAGTTTAAGTCGGTCAACTTCATGCGGGGGCGCTCCATCCAGAACGCCATAGTGCTGATTGACGAGAGCCAAAACCTCACCGCCAGCCAGCTCAAAACCATCCTGACCCGCTGCGGTGAGGGCACCAAGATGATCTGCTCGGGCAACCTGGCGCAGATAGACTCCAACTACCTGAGCCCGGTGACCTCGGGGCTGACCTACATAGTGGAAAGGTTCAAGGACTTCCCGGGTTCGGCCAACGTCTACCTGGACGGGGTAGTGCGGTCGCGCCTGGCGTCTTTTGCGGAGGAGAATCTTTAG
- the rapA gene encoding RNA polymerase-associated protein RapA: protein MSLALGQRFIADAESDLGLGTVVALDNRTLSVLFPASGETRLYSRIDAPITRVTFRQGDNVKSHEGWSLTVDSIEEQEGLMTYHGPRQDNGETASLRETFIDGVINLNKPQDRLFAGQLDRTDWFTLRYQTLEQMHHLSQSPLRGLVGARMDLIPHQLYIADDVGNRQAPRVLLADEVGLGKTVEAGMIVHQQLRAGHAERVLLLLPENLMHQWLVEMRRRFNLHFALFDESRLEEAEHDSDNPFDTAQLVMVSLELIAKRKTRFDQLLEADWDMLVVDEAHHLVWEENKASREYQVVEALAESIPSVLLLTATPDQLGHQSHFARLRLLDGERFHDYQAFCEEEAQYKPLAQVAQKLLDNEPLDEGDKAQLAAWGEDLAAQADGSDGDRQQLVRALIDRHGTSRVLLRNTRAAVQGFPGRQLVNLPQVLPTAYATAIRVGKMMAGRKSESEKLEELLNPELIYQAFEGDEGNSWCQHDPRVQWLVKHLKHNNDEKVVLIAHSRRQVQAICDYLREKEGVQAAVFHEDLSIIERDRAAAFFADDEGSQILLCSEIGSEGRNFQFAHQLVLFDLPLNPDLLEQRIGRLDRIGQEMVVKIYVPHLAGTAQEKLVAWYHQGLNAFETTCPVGGAIFESQQQALLAALVSDEEAGMDSLIAEAAERRLALMAEMEAGRDRLLELASQGAGRGEKLAAQIAALDYDPKLPIFLTQVLDVFGVDQEDLDDFTQLLRPGERMLTALPGLEEDGIQTTFDREYALSRDHVQFLSWDHPLVLSSMDAVLTGDMGNASVALLKNKALPAGTTFVELVFVTEHQAPKHLQLDRYLPLTPLRMLLDKTGKDLAPKVPFDNFNRQLTPIKRHTAAKLAVASQGLIHGLVQKAEAEVAPSLAGLVAEAKARIDEQVGGELARLKALKAVNDSIRDDELAALEDKAAELNKHVASAALRLDMVRLVVVVND, encoded by the coding sequence ATGTCTCTTGCCCTTGGCCAACGTTTTATTGCCGACGCCGAATCCGACCTGGGTCTGGGTACTGTGGTTGCCCTGGATAACCGCACCCTGAGCGTCCTTTTCCCTGCCAGTGGCGAGACCCGCCTCTACAGCCGGATTGACGCCCCCATTACCCGCGTCACCTTTCGCCAAGGGGACAATGTCAAAAGCCACGAAGGCTGGAGCCTGACGGTCGACAGCATCGAAGAACAAGAAGGGCTGATGACCTACCACGGCCCGCGCCAGGACAACGGCGAAACCGCCAGCCTGCGGGAAACCTTTATCGACGGCGTCATCAACCTCAACAAGCCCCAGGACCGCCTCTTTGCCGGCCAGCTGGACCGCACCGACTGGTTCACCCTGCGCTACCAGACCCTGGAGCAGATGCATCATCTGTCCCAGAGCCCTCTGCGCGGCCTGGTTGGCGCCCGCATGGACCTTATTCCCCACCAGCTCTACATCGCCGACGACGTGGGCAACCGCCAGGCCCCCCGGGTACTGCTGGCCGACGAAGTGGGCCTGGGTAAGACGGTGGAAGCAGGCATGATAGTGCACCAGCAGCTGCGCGCCGGCCACGCCGAGCGGGTGCTGCTGTTGCTGCCGGAAAACCTGATGCACCAGTGGCTGGTGGAAATGCGCCGCCGCTTTAACCTGCATTTCGCCCTCTTTGACGAAAGCCGCCTGGAAGAGGCCGAGCACGACTCGGACAACCCCTTCGACACAGCCCAGTTGGTGATGGTGAGCCTGGAGCTGATCGCCAAGCGCAAGACCCGCTTTGACCAGTTGCTGGAAGCGGACTGGGACATGCTGGTGGTGGACGAAGCCCACCACCTGGTCTGGGAAGAAAACAAGGCCAGCCGCGAATACCAGGTGGTGGAAGCCCTGGCAGAAAGTATTCCCTCTGTGTTGCTGCTCACCGCCACCCCCGACCAGTTGGGGCACCAGAGCCACTTTGCCAGGCTGCGCCTGCTGGACGGCGAGCGTTTCCACGATTACCAGGCCTTCTGCGAAGAAGAAGCCCAATACAAACCCCTGGCCCAGGTTGCCCAGAAGCTGCTGGACAACGAGCCGCTGGATGAGGGCGACAAGGCCCAGTTGGCCGCCTGGGGCGAAGATCTGGCCGCCCAGGCCGACGGTAGCGACGGCGACCGCCAGCAATTGGTGCGGGCCCTGATTGACCGCCACGGCACCAGCCGGGTGCTGCTGCGTAACACCCGCGCAGCCGTCCAGGGGTTCCCTGGCCGCCAGTTGGTCAACCTGCCCCAGGTCCTGCCCACCGCCTACGCCACTGCCATTCGCGTCGGCAAGATGATGGCCGGCCGTAAGAGCGAGAGCGAAAAACTCGAAGAGCTGCTCAACCCCGAACTCATCTACCAGGCTTTCGAAGGGGATGAAGGCAACAGCTGGTGCCAGCACGACCCCAGGGTGCAGTGGCTGGTCAAACACCTTAAGCACAACAACGACGAAAAAGTGGTGCTTATCGCCCACAGCCGCCGCCAGGTCCAGGCCATCTGCGACTACCTGCGGGAAAAAGAAGGGGTCCAGGCCGCCGTCTTCCACGAAGACTTGTCGATCATCGAGCGTGACCGCGCCGCCGCCTTCTTTGCCGACGACGAAGGCTCGCAGATCCTGCTGTGCTCGGAGATCGGCTCCGAAGGCCGCAACTTCCAGTTTGCCCACCAGTTGGTGCTGTTCGATCTGCCCCTGAACCCTGACTTGCTGGAGCAGCGCATCGGCCGCCTGGACCGTATCGGCCAGGAAATGGTGGTAAAAATTTACGTGCCGCACCTGGCGGGCACCGCCCAGGAAAAACTGGTGGCCTGGTACCACCAGGGCCTGAACGCTTTTGAGACCACCTGCCCGGTGGGCGGCGCCATCTTCGAAAGCCAGCAGCAGGCCCTGCTGGCGGCCCTGGTCAGTGACGAAGAGGCTGGCATGGACAGCCTGATCGCCGAGGCCGCCGAGCGCCGCCTGGCGCTGATGGCGGAAATGGAAGCGGGCCGTGACCGCCTGCTGGAACTGGCCTCCCAGGGCGCCGGCCGTGGCGAGAAGCTGGCGGCGCAAATTGCCGCCCTGGACTACGACCCCAAACTGCCCATCTTCCTGACCCAGGTGCTGGACGTGTTCGGGGTGGACCAGGAAGACCTGGACGACTTCACCCAGTTGCTGCGCCCCGGCGAGCGCATGCTCACCGCTCTGCCCGGCCTGGAAGAAGACGGTATCCAGACCACCTTCGACCGGGAATACGCCCTGTCCCGCGACCACGTGCAGTTCCTCAGCTGGGACCACCCCCTGGTGCTGTCCAGCATGGACGCGGTGCTGACCGGCGATATGGGCAATGCCTCAGTGGCGCTGCTAAAGAATAAGGCGCTGCCGGCCGGTACTACTTTTGTGGAGCTGGTTTTTGTCACCGAGCACCAGGCACCCAAGCACCTGCAGCTGGACCGCTACCTGCCGCTGACGCCGCTGCGCATGCTGCTGGACAAGACCGGCAAGGACCTGGCGCCCAAGGTGCCCTTCGACAACTTCAACCGCCAGCTCACCCCCATCAAGCGGCATACCGCCGCCAAGCTGGCGGTGGCGTCCCAGGGCCTGATCCACGGCCTGGTACAGAAGGCAGAAGCCGAAGTGGCGCCGAGCCTGGCCGGCCTGGTAGCAGAAGCCAAGGCCCGTATCGACGAGCAGGTGGGTGGCGAACTGGCCCGCCTCAAGGCTCTTAAGGCGGTGAACGACAGTATCCGCGACGACGAACTGGCGGCCCTGGAAGACAAGGCAGCCGAACTGAACAAGCATGTGGCCAGCGCGGCCCTGCGCCTGGATATGGTGCGGCTGGTGGTGGTGGTTAACGACTAG
- the djlA gene encoding co-chaperone DjlA, whose product MWGRIVGLLLGLAFARLPGAILGFVVGWWFDRALARDFRGAGFGKHWHRLDEAGREQLFFHTSFAVMGHLAKAKGRVREEDIHAASALMDRLHLSGEKRRAAQEAFREGKAAGYPLEASVQALREGLAGQQDLLQLFMEIQVALALADGKLLVAERRVLERVRKSLGLPERLLDALIRMAKAGQAFTQAPEQSRYARLGQAYALLGLEPDADMQAVRRAYKKAMAEHHPDKLMAKGLPAEMQELAKERAQAIQAAYQQIKTQRSA is encoded by the coding sequence ATGTGGGGGCGTATTGTCGGCCTGCTGCTAGGCTTGGCCTTTGCCCGCCTGCCGGGGGCCATTCTCGGCTTTGTGGTGGGCTGGTGGTTTGACCGGGCCCTGGCCCGTGATTTTCGCGGTGCCGGCTTTGGTAAGCATTGGCATCGCCTGGACGAGGCCGGCCGCGAGCAATTGTTCTTTCACACCAGCTTTGCGGTGATGGGCCATCTGGCCAAGGCCAAGGGCCGGGTGCGGGAAGAGGACATTCATGCCGCCAGCGCCCTGATGGACAGGCTGCATCTTAGCGGTGAGAAACGCCGCGCCGCCCAGGAAGCCTTCCGGGAAGGCAAGGCGGCCGGCTACCCCTTGGAAGCCTCGGTGCAGGCGCTGCGGGAAGGGTTGGCCGGCCAGCAAGACCTGCTGCAGCTCTTTATGGAAATTCAGGTGGCCTTGGCCCTGGCCGACGGTAAGTTGCTGGTGGCGGAAAGGCGGGTGCTGGAGCGGGTGCGCAAAAGCCTGGGGTTGCCGGAGCGGCTGCTGGACGCCCTTATTCGCATGGCCAAGGCCGGTCAGGCCTTTACCCAGGCGCCGGAGCAGTCCCGCTACGCCCGTTTGGGCCAGGCCTATGCCCTGCTGGGCTTGGAGCCTGACGCCGACATGCAGGCGGTGCGCCGGGCCTACAAGAAGGCCATGGCCGAACACCACCCGGACAAACTGATGGCCAAGGGCTTACCGGCAGAGATGCAGGAGCTGGCTAAGGAAAGGGCCCAGGCTATCCAGGCCGCTTACCAGCAGATCAAGACCCAGCGTTCAGCTTGA
- the murU gene encoding N-acetylmuramate alpha-1-phosphate uridylyltransferase MurU: MKAMILAAGRGERMRPLTDHCPKPLLPVAGQPLVTYHLQRLAAAGIREVVINTAWLAEQLPMALGDGSAFGLHIHYSHEGTALETAGGIRRALPWLGEEFLLLNGDVYCDLDLALLAAQPAPCLVLVDNPPQHPQGDFGLVSPKVVNSPRQYTYAGLAKLQAHLFEALPDGHGALGPLLRQWSEQGLLQGLHHKGYWQDVGTPERLARLDADLRSQG, from the coding sequence ATGAAAGCCATGATACTGGCGGCTGGCCGCGGCGAGCGGATGCGGCCCCTGACCGATCACTGCCCCAAACCCCTGCTGCCGGTGGCCGGCCAGCCCCTGGTGACCTACCACCTGCAGCGGCTGGCGGCGGCCGGCATCCGTGAGGTGGTGATCAACACCGCCTGGTTGGCAGAGCAGCTGCCCATGGCTCTGGGAGACGGCAGCGCCTTTGGCCTTCACATTCACTACTCCCACGAAGGCACCGCCCTGGAAACCGCCGGCGGCATTCGCCGGGCCTTGCCCTGGCTGGGGGAGGAGTTCCTGCTGCTAAACGGCGACGTCTATTGTGACCTGGACCTGGCGTTGCTGGCAGCCCAGCCGGCCCCTTGCCTGGTGCTGGTGGACAACCCGCCCCAGCACCCCCAGGGCGACTTTGGCCTGGTGAGCCCAAAGGTGGTCAACAGCCCCCGCCAATACACCTACGCTGGCCTTGCCAAACTCCAGGCCCACCTTTTTGAAGCCCTGCCCGACGGCCACGGCGCCCTTGGCCCCTTGCTACGCCAATGGAGCGAGCAAGGGCTGTTACAGGGCCTGCACCATAAGGGTTATTGGCAGGATGTGGGCACCCCGGAGCGCCTGGCCCGTCTCGATGCTGATCTGCGGAGCCAAGGCTGA
- a CDS encoding methyltransferase: MLHNISQLLLRNQDHLAEGSLLISQSPRDQLAQEWDGDLYSHHTDFVAWQLAQRALGDKAQFAPAPTGLTVDQALLVMPKSKDEARMLLAAMAALLPVGGKLLLAGENKAGIKSAVKLLEPYGEPVKIDSARHCSLFEVVLTQAAPAFNLEDYQQRFELTVAGEQLTVVSLPGVFSHGELDDATALLLENLPRIKTGRLLDFGCGAGIIGTYLAKKAPQAQVEMLDVSALAIKASELTLAANGVTAKVTPSDGLSALTGRFHQIVTNPPFHTGVGTDYSATEQLLAEAPKRLVQGGDLVLVANRFLRYEPLLAAGFNNKVDTLAQSNKFKVLYCRGSGR; the protein is encoded by the coding sequence ATGCTTCATAACATCAGCCAGCTTCTGCTTCGCAACCAGGACCACCTCGCCGAGGGCAGCCTCCTTATCAGCCAGTCTCCCAGGGACCAACTTGCCCAGGAATGGGACGGCGACCTTTACAGCCACCACACCGATTTTGTCGCCTGGCAGCTGGCCCAGCGCGCCTTGGGCGACAAGGCCCAGTTCGCTCCTGCTCCCACCGGCCTGACGGTGGACCAGGCGCTGCTGGTGATGCCCAAGAGCAAGGACGAGGCACGGATGCTGCTGGCAGCTATGGCGGCCCTGTTGCCGGTAGGCGGCAAGCTGCTGCTGGCCGGGGAAAACAAGGCCGGCATCAAGTCCGCCGTGAAATTGCTGGAGCCCTATGGGGAGCCGGTCAAAATCGACAGCGCCCGCCATTGCAGCCTCTTTGAGGTGGTACTGACCCAGGCCGCTCCTGCCTTCAACCTGGAAGACTACCAGCAGCGCTTTGAATTGACCGTGGCCGGTGAGCAGCTGACCGTGGTGAGCCTGCCCGGGGTGTTCAGCCACGGTGAGCTGGACGACGCCACCGCCCTGCTGTTGGAGAACCTGCCCCGCATCAAGACCGGCCGCCTGCTGGACTTTGGCTGCGGCGCCGGCATCATCGGCACCTATCTGGCCAAGAAAGCCCCCCAGGCCCAGGTGGAGATGCTGGACGTCTCGGCCCTGGCCATCAAGGCCTCCGAGCTGACCCTGGCCGCCAACGGCGTTACCGCCAAGGTCACCCCTTCTGACGGCCTCTCGGCCCTGACCGGCCGCTTCCACCAGATAGTGACCAACCCCCCTTTCCATACCGGGGTCGGCACCGATTACAGCGCCACCGAACAGCTGCTGGCCGAGGCCCCCAAGCGGCTGGTGCAGGGGGGCGATCTGGTGCTGGTAGCCAACCGCTTCCTGCGTTACGAGCCGCTGCTGGCCGCCGGTTTTAACAACAAGGTGGACACCCTGGCCCAGAGCAATAAGTTCAAGGTGCTTTACTGCCGGGGCTCCGGCCGTTAA
- a CDS encoding putative bifunctional diguanylate cyclase/phosphodiesterase, translating to MPRRLAPPFVSRRQGNRKPYLSLQSKLLVLLGTLLLGGGLLIWQQGAGQLKAQQHQFQASRSQELQQLLLSLLAQERRHAASQVAALSRDQPLLPEVLAARLLARWPVLQQDWQWRGLRLSEQGRELVSLGEVPPWPDRDRGDLSRLFCLNACYQQLSLQLTDSVQLELTLGLSGVLQQLHQGLGLDLALLRPGPGQRLWGLGIAQTATRPGFVGQLARLDKGQPFQSQVLAIDDRRWLLWWQPLEELSAGLVVVADISELDDSLLGLRNRALLAWWGLGGLVCLLLGMGGWRLAGRLEAQIQALPHLAERPQQAPQPGSGWLWRDQLDDLEEVTADLALHLDKMQVQVKGQLEMLEYRLRYDPLTGLANRAYLEEKIALLLSLLEGEELAVIFVDIQQFKAVNDSLGYEQGDVLLREVAGRLREAAKACQGLGRFSGDKFVVLLKFRDRARLQLLLDQLQWQLQVPVALPGSQCQVSAVLGVACLKDADLGPGEALRRADLALHHAKEQGLALGYYNQAMQDRLQARLALERDLIEALKLQQFELYLQPKYRLDDGELVGFEGLIRWHHPRKGLVSPQAFIPQLEGTDRIIDLGYWIIEEALAILTRLEAAGFGHCHLAVNLACRQFLDASLPTFVSAALQRHQLSPSQLELEVTESSLVDHFDNAMASLNALKALGVTIAIDDFGTGYSSLSYLRRLPFDVVKIDRSFVASLGDPASEQIVTSLVDLVHNLGGQVVAEGIETRQQLQQLQELGCDLGQGLLLGPAVPETELLRRQGPNLLEWPRVRAAKPRQGSKP from the coding sequence ATGCCCAGGCGCTTGGCGCCCCCTTTCGTTTCCCGCCGCCAGGGAAACCGCAAACCCTACCTTAGCCTGCAAAGCAAGCTGCTGGTGCTGCTTGGCACCCTGTTGCTTGGGGGCGGGCTGCTTATCTGGCAACAGGGGGCTGGCCAACTCAAAGCCCAGCAGCATCAATTCCAGGCCAGCCGCAGCCAGGAGCTGCAACAACTGCTGCTAAGCCTGTTGGCCCAGGAGCGGCGCCATGCCGCCAGCCAGGTGGCAGCCCTGAGTCGCGACCAGCCGTTACTGCCGGAAGTGCTAGCGGCCAGGCTGTTGGCTCGCTGGCCAGTCTTGCAGCAAGACTGGCAATGGCGTGGGCTCAGGCTCAGTGAGCAGGGCCGGGAACTGGTATCCCTGGGAGAGGTGCCTCCCTGGCCTGACCGGGACAGAGGAGACCTTTCCCGGTTGTTTTGCCTCAATGCCTGCTACCAGCAGCTGTCATTGCAATTGACCGACAGTGTGCAGCTGGAGCTGACCTTGGGCCTGTCCGGGGTGTTGCAGCAGTTGCACCAGGGGTTAGGGTTGGATCTGGCGCTGCTGCGCCCCGGTCCGGGGCAGCGTCTTTGGGGCCTCGGCATAGCCCAGACCGCCACCAGGCCCGGCTTTGTCGGCCAGTTGGCGCGCCTGGACAAGGGCCAGCCTTTTCAGTCCCAGGTATTGGCAATTGACGACAGGCGCTGGCTGCTGTGGTGGCAGCCCCTGGAGGAGCTCTCTGCCGGCCTGGTGGTGGTAGCGGATATCAGCGAACTGGATGACAGCCTGCTGGGGCTTAGGAACCGGGCATTGCTGGCCTGGTGGGGCCTTGGCGGCCTGGTTTGCCTGCTACTTGGGATGGGGGGCTGGCGCCTGGCCGGGCGCTTGGAAGCGCAAATCCAGGCGCTACCGCACCTGGCCGAACGGCCCCAGCAGGCGCCACAGCCAGGTTCCGGCTGGCTATGGCGGGACCAACTCGATGATCTTGAAGAGGTAACCGCCGATCTGGCCCTGCACTTGGACAAGATGCAGGTTCAGGTGAAAGGGCAGCTGGAAATGCTCGAATATCGGCTGCGCTACGACCCCCTTACCGGCCTAGCCAACCGTGCCTATCTGGAAGAGAAGATTGCCCTGCTGCTGAGCCTGCTGGAAGGGGAGGAGCTGGCGGTCATCTTCGTGGACATCCAACAATTCAAAGCCGTTAACGACAGCCTGGGCTACGAGCAGGGGGATGTGCTGCTGAGAGAAGTGGCGGGGCGCCTCAGGGAGGCGGCCAAGGCTTGCCAGGGGCTTGGCCGTTTCAGTGGTGACAAGTTCGTGGTGCTGCTGAAATTCCGCGATCGGGCCAGGCTGCAGCTGCTGCTTGACCAGTTGCAATGGCAGCTGCAGGTGCCGGTGGCGCTGCCGGGCAGCCAATGCCAGGTGTCGGCGGTGCTGGGGGTTGCCTGCCTCAAGGACGCCGATCTTGGGCCTGGTGAGGCCCTGCGCCGGGCCGACCTGGCCCTGCACCATGCCAAAGAGCAGGGCTTGGCCCTGGGTTACTACAACCAGGCCATGCAGGACCGGCTGCAGGCGCGCCTGGCCCTGGAGCGGGACCTGATAGAAGCACTCAAGCTGCAACAGTTCGAGCTGTACCTGCAGCCCAAGTACCGGCTCGATGACGGGGAACTGGTGGGTTTCGAAGGCCTGATCCGCTGGCACCATCCCCGCAAGGGACTGGTCAGCCCCCAGGCCTTTATTCCCCAGCTTGAGGGTACCGACAGGATCATCGATCTGGGCTATTGGATCATCGAGGAGGCCCTGGCCATTCTCACCCGCCTGGAGGCGGCCGGTTTCGGTCATTGTCACCTGGCGGTCAACCTGGCCTGCCGCCAATTCTTGGACGCTTCCTTACCCACCTTTGTGTCTGCCGCCCTGCAACGGCACCAGCTCAGCCCCAGCCAACTGGAACTGGAGGTGACAGAGTCGAGCCTGGTGGATCACTTCGACAACGCCATGGCGTCCCTTAATGCCTTGAAGGCCTTGGGGGTCACCATCGCCATCGATGATTTTGGCACCGGATATTCGAGCCTGAGTTATCTGCGCCGCCTGCCCTTTGATGTAGTGAAAATTGACCGCAGTTTTGTGGCCAGCCTGGGAGACCCTGCCTCTGAACAGATCGTCACCAGCCTGGTGGACCTGGTGCACAACCTGGGGGGCCAAGTGGTAGCCGAGGGTATCGAAACCCGCCAGCAACTGCAGCAGCTGCAAGAGTTGGGCTGCGATCTGGGCCAGGGGTTGCTGTTGGGGCCTGCGGTGCCAGAGACCGAGTTGCTACGCCGCCAGGGGCCCAACCTGCTGGAGTGGCCTAGGGTAAGGGCGGCCAAGCCCAGGCAGGGTTCCAAGCCCTAA
- a CDS encoding DUF1289 domain-containing protein: MEQLEFFAIPSPCIGVCQTDNRGYCLGCLRSRDERFGWNQMSDAEKRKVIELCQQRKKRRALKARLQQDDEL, translated from the coding sequence ATGGAGCAGCTTGAATTCTTCGCCATCCCCTCCCCCTGCATCGGGGTCTGCCAAACAGACAACCGGGGCTACTGTCTGGGTTGCCTGCGCTCCCGGGATGAACGCTTCGGCTGGAACCAGATGAGCGACGCCGAAAAGCGCAAGGTCATCGAACTGTGCCAGCAGCGCAAAAAAAGACGGGCCCTCAAGGCCCGCCTCCAGCAAGACGACGAACTCTAA
- a CDS encoding aminoglycoside phosphotransferase family protein has product MRDNTVEALKIWAGEHLGQPDLTFSPLAGDAGSRRYWRITHPGGTVIAVLYPDSETSQADRFVSCATWLAGQGIKVPLPLARQGNWMLLPDLGERLLSGLAADQRPAWYAKAIALLGKLQGLDVPLDRAGQPFVQRKQDLFQQWYLKRHLGVALAPGQLDGIFQLLFNNFFEQPAVPAHRDYHGRNLHCVGDQLAVIDFQDLQLLPLTYDAVSLIRDSYVALSPAEEQALIQQGFAQQAHTGDLAQYRRWLDLTGVLRQLKVLGIFCRLHYQDGKSGYLKDLAPTRDKLLRVARQYEELAPLVALLDEHQ; this is encoded by the coding sequence ATGCGAGATAATACTGTCGAAGCCCTGAAAATCTGGGCTGGCGAGCATTTGGGCCAGCCGGACCTGACCTTCTCTCCCTTGGCCGGCGATGCCGGTTCGCGCCGCTACTGGCGTATCACTCATCCTGGCGGCACAGTCATTGCCGTTCTTTACCCCGACAGCGAAACCAGCCAAGCCGACCGCTTCGTGAGCTGCGCTACCTGGTTGGCAGGCCAAGGCATCAAGGTGCCATTGCCCCTGGCGCGCCAGGGCAACTGGATGCTGCTGCCTGACCTGGGCGAACGGCTGCTGAGCGGCCTGGCGGCGGACCAGCGGCCAGCCTGGTATGCCAAGGCGATAGCGCTACTTGGCAAGCTGCAAGGGCTGGATGTGCCCCTGGACCGGGCCGGCCAGCCTTTTGTCCAACGAAAACAGGATTTGTTCCAACAATGGTACCTCAAACGGCACCTGGGCGTGGCATTGGCACCGGGGCAGTTGGATGGGATCTTCCAGTTGTTGTTCAACAACTTCTTTGAACAGCCCGCAGTGCCTGCTCATCGGGACTATCACGGGCGCAATCTGCACTGCGTCGGCGACCAGTTGGCGGTCATCGATTTCCAGGATCTGCAGCTGCTGCCCCTGACCTATGACGCCGTCTCCCTGATCCGTGACAGCTACGTGGCCCTGAGCCCGGCCGAAGAACAAGCACTGATTCAGCAGGGCTTTGCCCAGCAGGCCCATACTGGCGACTTGGCCCAGTACCGGCGCTGGCTGGACCTGACCGGGGTGCTGCGCCAGCTCAAGGTTTTGGGGATCTTCTGTCGCTTGCATTATCAGGACGGCAAATCCGGCTACCTCAAGGATCTGGCGCCTACCCGGGACAAGCTGCTGCGGGTAGCCAGGCAATACGAGGAGCTGGCGCCCCTGGTTGCGCTCTTGGACGAACATCAATGA